The proteins below come from a single Xiphophorus hellerii strain 12219 chromosome 14, Xiphophorus_hellerii-4.1, whole genome shotgun sequence genomic window:
- the adgra3 gene encoding adhesion G protein-coupled receptor A3, protein MRLDWLQLVVVLLLSGLRGSAVPFACKTSDEGPKSGGKIPASDRKVVCSNMELHQVLPADSFPNRTVILILNNNKIQELRNGAFSGLSTLEKLDLRNNLISRIEPGAFLGLKTLKKLDLSNNSISCLNGDVFKGLESLSRLILSGNMFSSLAQGMFDRLVSLKALEFQTPYLLCDCNLLWLLRWIKDRNVSVKNTKCSYPQSLQGQLITSLRPELLTCDAPLELPSFQLTPSQRQVVFQGDSLPFQCQASLVAEDMQVLWYQNGRMVKPDATQGIFIEKRIVQNCSLIASALTISNIQPGFTGNWECRVRTSRGNTTRAVHIVVLQSSAKYCAPERISNNKGEFRWPRTLAGIKAYLPCNLPTSSARAYSGILSEERQAWRHCSPEGLWTEGDYSQCQFQKEVTRGLYVINQMPLNETNVVIKAQSLLVYTIDAANLSDKMDIIFMAEMIEKLGEFVEKFKDLGEVMVNMASNLMLADERVLWMAQREAMACSRIIASLQKISAYRLSTAQAFSLTSPNIALEAHTVRVNDWNGMTCILFQRPSPERLPGHDRQLTFKCNTTSSFASGLYKSTIVEASLQLPRSLFSQAATPGQTDDNVYKLYLLGFRNGKFFPSTWNTSLLADGGRKRSVATPVIMAKMDGISLRSLKTPINITLRRFARGSDAVSARWNFSLAGDQGGWRSEGCRILENHDNFTTMSCNSLGNYGLLMDLNTVEQFSPSIQPLHPVIYATSVILLLCLFTIIISYIYYYRSVRVSRKFWHMLVNLCFHMALTCGIFVGGINQTRYASVCQAVGILLHYSTLATALWVGVTARNIYKQLTRKAKRYEELDEPPPPPRPMLRFYLIGGGIPIIVCGITAAANIKNYGSQRYSPYCWMAWEPSIGAFYGPAGFIVFVDCMYFLSILLQVHRHPERRYELKESSEEQQHLASADSEVTPEGPSSLSHPLTVQLQPNEALSSVGSAPHAVPLSALENEHTFTAQLIGAVGALGLYSGLWVFGAMAVSQDHPFDMAFTCLFGLTALALGAFMMAHHCVNRQDMRRFWLQVYCSRRRVYSAQEEVLLPQTGIAVTVTAEKADDKSVKCSHSSADSSYTNRSAPTSIRNCGHGSKLTNLHAEAAQCKAASAPATANGTAVLDNSLTEHSLDNEIKMHVAPVEVQFRPLSNISNPAANGSTSRHQKNRARAHRASRLTVLREYAYDVPTSVEGSVQSAPSRRHHYYDMAARNSRRAAYMAYRERHQSQLQQDSSDSASLPRRSRFSEKGSSTLLENGTAVSVEAEQAAPAGSPAASKDTVVPPGSSESENKSSKWYGLNLVTQNNGMLRKNGQAMPLVNGDGACIKTGLWKHETTV, encoded by the exons GGACCTGTCCAACAACAGCATTAGCTGTCTTAACGGGGACGTCTTTAAGGGCCTGGAGAGCCTGAGTCGACT aatcCTTTCAGGAAACATGTTCTCCTCATTGGCTCAGGGAATGTTTGACAGGCTGGTGTCTCTGAAGGCGTT AGAGTTTCAGACACCTTACCTGCTCTGTGACTGTAACCTTCTGTGGCTGCTGCGTTGGATCAAAGACCGTAATGTTTCTGTGAAGAACACAAAGTGCTCATACCCTCAGTCACTCCAGGGTCAGCTCATAACGTCTCTGAGGCCAGAGCTCCTTACATGCG ATGCTCCGCTGGAGCTGCCCTCCTTCCAGCTAACTCCGTCCCAGCGTCAGGTGGTCTTCCAGGGCGACAGCCTGCCGTTCCAGTGTCAGGCTTCGCTCGTGGCCGAGGACATGCAGGTCCTCTGGTACCAGAACGGCCGCATGGTCAAGCCAGATGCCACTCAGGGCATTTTCATAGAGAAGCGCATTGTGCAGAACTGCTCCCTCATCGCCAG TGCCTTAACCATCTCAAACATCCAGCCTGGTTTCACGGGGAATTGGGAGTGTCGGGTCCGGACCAGCCGGGGGAACACAACCAGGGCTGTGCACATTGTGGTGCTGCAAAGTTCTGCCAAGTACTGCGCTCCTGAACGCATCTCCAACAACAAAGGAGAATTCAG GTGGCCCCGCACTCTGGCAGGAATCAAAGCCTACCTTCCCTGCAACTTACCGACGTCCAGCGCACGTGCTTACTCAGGCATCCTGAGTGAAGAACGACAGGCATGGCGTCACTGCAGCCCCGAGGGGCTGTGGACAGAGGGCGACTACTCCCAGTGTCAGTTTCAAAAAGAGGTCACCAGGGGTCTCTACGTCATCAACCAG ATGCCTCTAAACGAGACCAATGTTGTAATCAAAGCTCAAAGCCTGTTGGTGTACACGATCGATGCTGCCAACCTGTCAGACAAGATGGACATCATCTTCATGGCTGAAATGATTGAGAAGCTTGGCGAgtttgtggagaagtttaaagat CTGGGTGAGGTGATGGTCAACATGGCCAGCAACCTGATGCTGGCTGACGAGAGAGTGCTGTGGATGGCCCAGCGTGAAGCCATGGCATGCAGCCGCATCATCGCATCCCTGCAGAAAATATCCGCCTACCGTCTGTCCACGGCGCAAGCTTTCTCCCTG ACGTCCCCCAACATTGCGCTGGAGGCCCACACGGTCAGGGTCAACGACTGGAACGGCATGACCTGCATACTGTTTCAGAGGCCCAGCCCGGAGCGGCTGCCAGGCCACGATCGCCAGCTCACGTTCAAATGCAACACCACCAGCTCCTTCGCCTCTGGCCTCTACAAG agcaCCATAGTGGAGGCTTCGCTGCAGCTCCCGCGGTCTCTCTTCAGTCAGGCTGCTACTCCTGGGCAGACGGACGATAACGTTTACAAGCTCTACCTGCTCGGCTTCCGCAACGGCAAGTTCTTCCCCTCCACCTGGAACACCTCCCTTCTGGCTGacggagggaggaagaggagcgtgGCCACGCCTGTCATCATGGCAAAGATGG ACGGCATCTCTCTGCGTTCCCTGAAGACCCCCATCAACATCACCCTGCGGCGCTTCGCTCGCGGCTCCGATGCCGTCTCTGCCCGCTGGAATTTCAGCCTGGCTGGGGATCAGGGAGGGTGGAGGAGTGAGGGCTGCCGCATCCTGGAGAACCACGACAACTTCACCACCATGTCCTGCAACTCTCTGGGCAATTACGGTCTGCTCATG gACTTGAACACTGTTGAACAGTTCTCTCCAAGCATCCAGCCGCTGCATCCAGTCATTTACGCTACAAGtgtcatcctcctcctctgcctgtTCACAATCATCATCAGTTACATCTACTATTACAG gTCTGTTCGTGTGAGTCGCAAGTTTTGGCACATGCTGGTCAACCTCTGCTTTCACATGGCGCTCACCTGTGGGATTTTTGTAGGCGGCATCAATCAGACACGATATGCCAGTGTCTGCCAAGCA GTGGGTATTCTGTTGCACTACTCCACTCTGGCTACCGCCCTGTGGGTGGGCGTGACGGCACGCAACATTTACAAGCAACTTACACGCAAAGCCAAACGCTACGAGGAGCTGGACGAGCCGCCGCCACCCCCTCGACCGATGCTCAG gttcTACCTGATCGGTGGAGGAATACCCATCATTGTCTGTGGAATCACTGCTGCAGCGAACATAAAAAACTACGGCAGCCAAAGATATTCACCATA TTGCTGGATGGCCTGGGAGCCGAGCATTGGCGCTTTCTACGGACCAGCTGGGTTCATCGTCTTTGTGGACTGCATGTACTTCCTCAGCATCCTGCTGCAGGTGCACCGACACCCTGAGCGGCGCTATGAGCTGAAGGAGTCCAGTGAAGAGCAGCAACATCTGGCTTCAGCCGACAGTGAGGTCACGCCTGAGGGTCCCAGCAGCCTCTCCCACCCCCTCACCGTGCAGCTTCAGCCGAACGAGGCGTTGTCCTCCGTGGGGTCGGCTCCCCACGCCGTGCCCCTCTCGGCCCTGGAGAACGAGCACACCTTCACCGCCCAGCTTATCGGGGCAGTGGGGGCTTTAGGTTTGTATTCAGGCCTGTGGGTGTTCGGCGCCATGGCGGTATCACAGGATCATCCTTTCGACATGGCGTTCACCTGCCTCTTCGGGTTGACTGCGCTGGCGCTCGGGGCGTTCATGATGGCGCACCACTGCGTCAACAGACAGGACATGAGGCGGTTCTGGTTGCAGGTCTATTGCTCCAGAAGGCGGGTGTACTCAGCGCAGGAGGAGGTCCTTCTGCCTCAGACAGGCATCGCTGTGACGGTGACGGCTGAGAAGGCCGACGACAAGTCAGTAAAATGCAGCCACAGCAGCGCAGATTCTTCGTACACCAACAGGAGCGCCCCGACGAGCATTCGCAACTGCGGCCACGGCAGCAAGCTGACCAACCTGCACGCGGAGGCGGCTCAGTGCAAGGCAGCCTCGGCCCCAGCGACGGCCAACGGCACGGCTGTTCTGGACAACAGTCTGACCGAGCATTCGTTAgacaatgaaattaaaatgcacGTCGCACCGGTGGAGGTGCAGTTCCGCCCTTTGAGCAACATTAGCAATCCGGCAGCTAACGGAAGCACAAGCAGACATCAGAAGAACAGAGCGCGAGCGCACAGGGCAAGCCGGCTGACTGTGCTGCGAGAGTACGCCTATGACGTGCCCACCAGCGTGGAGGGCAGCGTGCAGAGCGCCCCCAGCAGGCGGCACCACTACTACGACATGGCGGCGCGCAACAGTCGCCGCGCAGCGTACATGGCCTACAGGGAGCGTCATCAGAGCCAGCTGCAGCAGGACAGCAGCGACAGCGCCAGTCTGCCGCGCCGCTCTCGCTTCTCCGAGAAAGGAAGCAGCACTCTGCTCGAGAACGGTACCGCCGTGAGCGTAGAGGCAGAGCAGGCGGCTCCCGCCGGGTCACCAGCTGCCAGTAAAGACACCGTAGTGCCGCCAGGGAGCTcagaatcagaaaacaaaagcagcaagtGGTACGGACTCAACCTTGTCACTCAGAACAATGGCATGCTAAGAAAAAACGGACAAGCGATGCCTTTAGTGAACGGTGACGGCGCCTGCATAAAAACAGGTCTGTGGAAACATGAAACTACTGTATAG